The stretch of DNA GGGTCATATTTGTCAGTATTGGGCTTATGGTTCCCTTCGCTCTAAGGGCTCAAGACCTCAGTCCTATCCTCTGGGCATGCACCATCGGCCCCATTGACGCAGGCATTGTGGACCTCCTGGAAGACCGGTTCGAACAAGAGTCGGGGATCAGGGTGCGCCATGTCGGGGCGGGGACAGGCGCTGCCCTTGATCTCGCACGAAAGGGAAATATCGATCTTGTTATGGTCCATGCGAAGGCTCTTGAAGAGAAATTCGTAAGCGACGGGTTTGGAACCGAAAGGATCGATCTCATGTACAATGACTTTGTGATCGTTGGACCTTCCGATGACCCGGCGGGTATCCGGGGAGAGGGCAGGGCGGTTGACGCCCTAAGGAAGATATCGGAGAAAAGAGCTCTGTTCGTGACACGGGGAGACAGATCTGGAACCCATGTGGCTGAGATGGAATTATGGGCCAAAGCGGGAATAACCCCCTTGGGGTCCTGGTATGTGGTCTATGAAAATGGTTTTGAAGGAAACGTATCCACTCTTCGCTATGCGGACCGGAGGGGCGCATACACGGTAATGGACCGCGCAACATTTCTTTCGATAAAGAATGAAGTTAGTCTCATGGTTCTTGTAGAGAAGGATGAAGCCTTGCTCAATTATATAAGCGTAATTCCCGTGGACCCTAAAAGAGTTAAGGGTGTGAATCATAAAGGGGCAATAGTCTTCATAGAGTGGCTTGTGTCTCCCGATGGTGGGCAGAAAATCATCCGTGACTTTGGAAAAAATAAGTTCGGCAGTCCGCTTTTCTTCCCTAATTCGAAGCAGTGGCGGGAGCATCGGTGATCTTCACTTTCTTGGAGCGAAAAAAATTAGGAGGTTATACATGAAACGAATTTCTGTAATC from Syntrophobacterales bacterium encodes:
- a CDS encoding substrate-binding domain-containing protein, coding for MIKIYRKQGLISLIWVIFVSIGLMVPFALRAQDLSPILWACTIGPIDAGIVDLLEDRFEQESGIRVRHVGAGTGAALDLARKGNIDLVMVHAKALEEKFVSDGFGTERIDLMYNDFVIVGPSDDPAGIRGEGRAVDALRKISEKRALFVTRGDRSGTHVAEMELWAKAGITPLGSWYVVYENGFEGNVSTLRYADRRGAYTVMDRATFLSIKNEVSLMVLVEKDEALLNYISVIPVDPKRVKGVNHKGAIVFIEWLVSPDGGQKIIRDFGKNKFGSPLFFPNSKQWREHR